In one Erinaceus europaeus chromosome 3, mEriEur2.1, whole genome shotgun sequence genomic region, the following are encoded:
- the SEMA4C gene encoding semaphorin-4C isoform X1 — protein sequence MAQHWAVWLLAVGLWGLGIGAEVWWNLVPRKTVSSGELATVVRRFSQTGIQDFLTLTLTEQTGLLYVGAREVLFAFSVEALELQGMINWEAPVEKKAECVQKGKSNQTECFNFIRFLQPYNTSHLYVCGTYAFQPKCTYIDIVTFTLEHRKVEDGKGKCPYDPTKGHTGLLVDGELYSATLNNFLGTEPVILRNMGPHHPMKTEYLAFWLNEPHFVASAYIPESVGSFTGDDDKIYFFFSERAVEYDCYAEQVVARVARVCKGDMGGARTLQRKWTTFLKARLVCSVPDWQLYFNQLQALFTLQNASWHNTTFFGVFRARWGDVDLSAVCEYQLEEIQKVFEGPYKEYREQVQKWGRYTDPVPSPRPGSCINDWHRHHGYTSSLELPDNTLNFIKKHPLMEDQVGPRWGRPLLVKKDTNFTRLVANRVTGLDGATYTVLFIGTGDGWLLKAVSLGPWVHLIEELQVFDQEPVESLVLSQSKKLLFAGSRSQLVQLPLSDCIKYRSCADCLLARDPYCAWNVNTSRCVAVHGHSGSQLIQHVSVSDTSGICSFHGSKKVRLTPKNITVVAGTDLVLPCHLSSNLAHAHWTFGGRDLPVEQPGSFLYDARLQALVVMSAQPRHAGVYHCFSEEQGARLAAEGYLVAVVAGPSVTLEARAPLENLGLVWLAVVALGAVCLVLLLLVLSLRRRLREELEKGAKAAERTLVYPLELPKEPTSPPFRPGPETDEKLWDPVGYYYSDGSLKIVPGHARCQPGGGPPSPPPGIPGQPLPSPTRLHLGGGRNSNANGYVRLQLGGDDRGGHGHPLPEVADELRRKLQQRQPLPDSNPEESSV from the exons ATGGCCCAACATTGGGCTGTCTGGCTgctggctgtggggctgtggggcctgGGCATTGGGGCTGAGGTGTGGTGGAACCTGGTGCCTCGGAAGACGGTATCTTCTGGGG AGTTAGCCACTGTGGTGCGGCGCTTCTCCCAAACGGGCATCCAGGACTTCCTGACACTCACCCTGACCGAGCAGACAGGGCTTCTGTATGTGGGAGCCCGGGAGGTCCTATTTGCTTTCAGTGTGGAGGCATTGGAGCTACAAGGCATG aTAAACTGGGAGGCGCCTGTTGAGAAGAAGGCTGAGTGTGTCCAGAAGGGGAAGAGTAACCAG aCGGAATGCTTCAACTTCATTCGCTTCCTGCAGCCGTATAACACCTCCCACCTGTATGTGTGTGGGACCTATGCCTTCCAGCCCAAATGTACCTATATC GACATAGTCACCTTCACCCTGGAACACAGAAAAGTCGAGGATGGAAAGGGGAAGTGTCCCTATGATCCAACTAAGGGCCACACTGGCCTCCTTGTGG ATGGCGAACTGTACTCAGCCACCCTCAACAACTTCCTGGGCACAGAGCCTGTTATCCTGCGTAACATGGGGCCCCACCACCCCATGAAGACAGAGTACCTGGCCTTCTGGCTCAATG AACCTCACTTTGTAGCCTCTGCCTACATCCCGGAGAGTGTGGGGAGCTTCACAGGGGACGATGACAAGATCTACTTCTTCTTCAGTGAGCGGGCAGTGGAGTATGACTGCTATGCAGAGCAGGTGGTGGCTCGAGTAGCCCGAGTCTGCAAg GGGGACATGGGAGGTGCCCGGACCCTGCAGAGGAAGTGGACCACGTTCTTGAAGGCACGGCTGGTGTGCTCTGTACCTGATTGGCAGCTCTACTTCAACCAGCTGCAGGCACTCTTCACCCTGCAGAACGCCTCCTGGCACAACACCACCTTCTTTGGAGTTTTTCGGGCTCGATG GGGTGATGTGGACCTGTCAGCTGTCTGCGAGTACCAGttggaagagatccagaaggtgtTTGAGGGTCCCTACAAAGAGTATAGAGAGCAAGTCCAGAAGTGGGGCCGCTACACTGATCCAGTCCCCAGCCCTCGGCCTGGCTCT tgcATCAATGACTGGCACCGACACCACGGCTACACCAGTTCTCTGGAGCTGCCTGACAACACCCTTAACTTCATCAAGAAACACCCACTGATGGAAGATCAAGTGGGGCCTCGGTGGGGCCGACCCCTGCTTGTGAAGAAGGACACCAACTTCACCCGCCTGGTGGCTAACAGGGTTACAGGACTGGATGGCGCCACCTACACAGTGCTGTTCATCGGCACAG GAGATGGCTGGCTGCTCAAGGCTGTGAGTCTGGGGCCTTGGGTCCACCTGAttgaagagctgcaggtgtttgacCAAGAACCTGTGGAAAGCCTGGTCCTATCCCAGAGCAAG AAGCTGCTCTTTGCTGGGTCCCGTTCTCAGCTGGTCCAGCTGCCCCTGTCTGACTGCATCAAGTACCGCTCCTGTGCAGATTGCCTCCTTGCCCGGGACCCGTACTGTGCCTGGAATGTCAATACCAGCCGCTGTGTGGCTGTGCATGGCCATTCTGG ATCCCAACTGATCCAGCATGTGTCAGTCTCAGATACCTCAGGCATTTGTAGCTTCCATGGCAGTAAGAAAG TCAGGCTCACGCCCAAAAACATCACAGTGGTGGCAGGCACAGACCTGGTGCTGCCTTGCCACCTCTCATCCAACCTGGCTCATGCCCACTGGACCTTTGGGGGCCGGGACCTGCCCGTGGAGCAGCCTGGCTCCTTCCTCTATGACGCCCGGCTGCAGGCCCTGGTTGTGATGTCTGCCCAGCCCCGCCATGCTGGAGTCTACCACTGCTTTTCAGAGGAACAGGGGGCACGACTGGCTGCTGAAGGCTACTTGGTGGCTGTAGTGGCCGGCCCATCAGTGACCCTGGAGGCCCGGGCTCCCCTGGAAAACCTAGGATTGGTGTGGCTGGCTGTGGTGGCCTTGGGGGCTGTGTGcctggtgctgctgctgctggttttGTCACTGCGCCGGCGACTGCGGGAGGAGCTTGAGAAAGGTGCGAAGGCGGCAGAAAGAACCCTGGTATACCCTCTGGAGCTGCCCAAGGAGCCCACCAGCCCCCCCTTCAGACCTGGCCCAGAGACCGATGAGAAACTCTGGGACCCTGTTGGCTACTACTACTCTGATGGCTCCCTCAAGATTGTGCCTGGACACGCCCGGTGCCAGCCTGGAGGAGGGCCCCCTTCTCCACCTCCTGGCATTCCCGGCCAGCCACTGCCTTCTCCGACTCGACTTCACCTGGGGGGTGGACGGAACTCAAATGCTAACGGTTATGTGCGTTTACAActaggaggggatgacagaggaggacatgGGCACCCTTTGCCCGAGGTTGCTGATGAACTGAGACGCAAATTACAGCAGCGGCAGCCACTGCCAGACTCCAACCCCGAGGAGTCTTCAGTATGA
- the ANKRD39 gene encoding ankyrin repeat domain-containing protein 39 — translation MAAPGPGAEGLCCSCPSATAGVQQTLEEMDFEKGIWSAALNGDLGRVKYLIQRAADPSQPDSAGYTALHYASRNGHYAVCQFLLESGAKCDAQTHGGATALHRASYCGHTEIARLLLSHGSNPRLVDADGMTSLHKAAEKGHMDICSLLLQHSPALKAIRDRKARLACDLLPCNSDLRDLLAS, via the exons ATGGCGGCGCCCGGGCCCGGCGCGGAGGGGCTGTGCTGCTCCTGCCCCAGCGCGACCGCAGGCGTACAGCAGACGCTGGAGGAGATGGATTTCGAGAAGG GAATCTGGTCAGCAGCCCTGAATGGAGACCTGGGCAGAGTGAAGTATTTAATCCAGAGGGCAGCAGACCCTAGTCAGCCTGACTCAGCTGGGTACACTGCGCTG CACTATGCCAGTCGCAATGGACACTATGCTGTATGCCAGTTCTTGCTGGAAAGTGGGGCCAAGTGTGATGCCCAAACTCATGGGGGTGCCACTGCTTTGCACCGGGCTAGCTACTGTGGGCACACTGAAATTGCACGGCTTTTGCTTTCACATGGTTCCAACCCCAGGTTGGTTGATGCTGATGGTATGACCAGTCTGCATAAG GCTGCTGAGAAGGGTCACATGGACATTTGCTCCCTCCTGCTACAACACAGCCCAGCTCTGAAGGCCATCCGGGACCGGAAGGCACGATTAGCTTGTGATCTGCTGCCCTGCAACAGTGACCTTCGGGACCTTCTAGCCAGCTGA
- the SEMA4C gene encoding semaphorin-4C isoform X2, whose amino-acid sequence MINWEAPVEKKAECVQKGKSNQTECFNFIRFLQPYNTSHLYVCGTYAFQPKCTYIDIVTFTLEHRKVEDGKGKCPYDPTKGHTGLLVDGELYSATLNNFLGTEPVILRNMGPHHPMKTEYLAFWLNEPHFVASAYIPESVGSFTGDDDKIYFFFSERAVEYDCYAEQVVARVARVCKGDMGGARTLQRKWTTFLKARLVCSVPDWQLYFNQLQALFTLQNASWHNTTFFGVFRARWGDVDLSAVCEYQLEEIQKVFEGPYKEYREQVQKWGRYTDPVPSPRPGSCINDWHRHHGYTSSLELPDNTLNFIKKHPLMEDQVGPRWGRPLLVKKDTNFTRLVANRVTGLDGATYTVLFIGTGDGWLLKAVSLGPWVHLIEELQVFDQEPVESLVLSQSKKLLFAGSRSQLVQLPLSDCIKYRSCADCLLARDPYCAWNVNTSRCVAVHGHSGSQLIQHVSVSDTSGICSFHGSKKVRLTPKNITVVAGTDLVLPCHLSSNLAHAHWTFGGRDLPVEQPGSFLYDARLQALVVMSAQPRHAGVYHCFSEEQGARLAAEGYLVAVVAGPSVTLEARAPLENLGLVWLAVVALGAVCLVLLLLVLSLRRRLREELEKGAKAAERTLVYPLELPKEPTSPPFRPGPETDEKLWDPVGYYYSDGSLKIVPGHARCQPGGGPPSPPPGIPGQPLPSPTRLHLGGGRNSNANGYVRLQLGGDDRGGHGHPLPEVADELRRKLQQRQPLPDSNPEESSV is encoded by the exons ATG aTAAACTGGGAGGCGCCTGTTGAGAAGAAGGCTGAGTGTGTCCAGAAGGGGAAGAGTAACCAG aCGGAATGCTTCAACTTCATTCGCTTCCTGCAGCCGTATAACACCTCCCACCTGTATGTGTGTGGGACCTATGCCTTCCAGCCCAAATGTACCTATATC GACATAGTCACCTTCACCCTGGAACACAGAAAAGTCGAGGATGGAAAGGGGAAGTGTCCCTATGATCCAACTAAGGGCCACACTGGCCTCCTTGTGG ATGGCGAACTGTACTCAGCCACCCTCAACAACTTCCTGGGCACAGAGCCTGTTATCCTGCGTAACATGGGGCCCCACCACCCCATGAAGACAGAGTACCTGGCCTTCTGGCTCAATG AACCTCACTTTGTAGCCTCTGCCTACATCCCGGAGAGTGTGGGGAGCTTCACAGGGGACGATGACAAGATCTACTTCTTCTTCAGTGAGCGGGCAGTGGAGTATGACTGCTATGCAGAGCAGGTGGTGGCTCGAGTAGCCCGAGTCTGCAAg GGGGACATGGGAGGTGCCCGGACCCTGCAGAGGAAGTGGACCACGTTCTTGAAGGCACGGCTGGTGTGCTCTGTACCTGATTGGCAGCTCTACTTCAACCAGCTGCAGGCACTCTTCACCCTGCAGAACGCCTCCTGGCACAACACCACCTTCTTTGGAGTTTTTCGGGCTCGATG GGGTGATGTGGACCTGTCAGCTGTCTGCGAGTACCAGttggaagagatccagaaggtgtTTGAGGGTCCCTACAAAGAGTATAGAGAGCAAGTCCAGAAGTGGGGCCGCTACACTGATCCAGTCCCCAGCCCTCGGCCTGGCTCT tgcATCAATGACTGGCACCGACACCACGGCTACACCAGTTCTCTGGAGCTGCCTGACAACACCCTTAACTTCATCAAGAAACACCCACTGATGGAAGATCAAGTGGGGCCTCGGTGGGGCCGACCCCTGCTTGTGAAGAAGGACACCAACTTCACCCGCCTGGTGGCTAACAGGGTTACAGGACTGGATGGCGCCACCTACACAGTGCTGTTCATCGGCACAG GAGATGGCTGGCTGCTCAAGGCTGTGAGTCTGGGGCCTTGGGTCCACCTGAttgaagagctgcaggtgtttgacCAAGAACCTGTGGAAAGCCTGGTCCTATCCCAGAGCAAG AAGCTGCTCTTTGCTGGGTCCCGTTCTCAGCTGGTCCAGCTGCCCCTGTCTGACTGCATCAAGTACCGCTCCTGTGCAGATTGCCTCCTTGCCCGGGACCCGTACTGTGCCTGGAATGTCAATACCAGCCGCTGTGTGGCTGTGCATGGCCATTCTGG ATCCCAACTGATCCAGCATGTGTCAGTCTCAGATACCTCAGGCATTTGTAGCTTCCATGGCAGTAAGAAAG TCAGGCTCACGCCCAAAAACATCACAGTGGTGGCAGGCACAGACCTGGTGCTGCCTTGCCACCTCTCATCCAACCTGGCTCATGCCCACTGGACCTTTGGGGGCCGGGACCTGCCCGTGGAGCAGCCTGGCTCCTTCCTCTATGACGCCCGGCTGCAGGCCCTGGTTGTGATGTCTGCCCAGCCCCGCCATGCTGGAGTCTACCACTGCTTTTCAGAGGAACAGGGGGCACGACTGGCTGCTGAAGGCTACTTGGTGGCTGTAGTGGCCGGCCCATCAGTGACCCTGGAGGCCCGGGCTCCCCTGGAAAACCTAGGATTGGTGTGGCTGGCTGTGGTGGCCTTGGGGGCTGTGTGcctggtgctgctgctgctggttttGTCACTGCGCCGGCGACTGCGGGAGGAGCTTGAGAAAGGTGCGAAGGCGGCAGAAAGAACCCTGGTATACCCTCTGGAGCTGCCCAAGGAGCCCACCAGCCCCCCCTTCAGACCTGGCCCAGAGACCGATGAGAAACTCTGGGACCCTGTTGGCTACTACTACTCTGATGGCTCCCTCAAGATTGTGCCTGGACACGCCCGGTGCCAGCCTGGAGGAGGGCCCCCTTCTCCACCTCCTGGCATTCCCGGCCAGCCACTGCCTTCTCCGACTCGACTTCACCTGGGGGGTGGACGGAACTCAAATGCTAACGGTTATGTGCGTTTACAActaggaggggatgacagaggaggacatgGGCACCCTTTGCCCGAGGTTGCTGATGAACTGAGACGCAAATTACAGCAGCGGCAGCCACTGCCAGACTCCAACCCCGAGGAGTCTTCAGTATGA